A single genomic interval of Labrus bergylta chromosome 18, fLabBer1.1, whole genome shotgun sequence harbors:
- the LOC109981329 gene encoding RAS guanyl-releasing protein 1 isoform X2, with translation MMFRLQHSLSDSLEQFRELIREQGQEHLCTLLETKWINERDWSWKASQKIKANCSKKRKVSLLFDHLEPSELAEHLTFLEFKSFCRITFMDFQNYILNCCMKDIPAMERSITLCNGISQWVQLMVLSRPTAQLRAEVFTKFIHVAQNLHLMHNYNTLMAVVGGLCHSSISRLKDTTSHVSCEVTKALNEMTDLLSSCRNYDNYRQAYNKRTGFKIPILGVHLKDLISVNEAMSDYVEDNKINVQKLQALYSHINDLIQLQQIPPKLDANKDLVHLLTLSLDLYYTEDDIYELSYAREPKNCKAPPATPSRPPVVVDWASGVAPKPDPRTIRKHVQRMVDSVFKNYDHDENGFISQGEFEKIAASFPFSFCVMDKEKEGLISREEITAYFMRASVICSKLGLGFVHNFQETTYMKPTFCDNCSGFLWGVIRQGYRCRDCGMNCHRLCKDQVAFECKKNAKMANSIDSPTPSSTPVTAGTLEGSEECIFPYQSDDSKDWSPESPITSHLGPLRVHSGTQTEEPHLSPAASEATRTQPSLLAPAAPTLTSCPSPVPQRKQRHCAKWENRASVVPKELEEDSKPTYESIETDNQRLQKSNETLRRKLKDAEREVEMLKTLLKRHVLHPVEEDSSS, from the exons ATGATGTTCAGGTTGCAGCACAGTTTGTCGGACAGCCTGGAACAGTTCCGCGAGCTGATCAGAGAGCAGGGACAGGAGCATCTTTGCACTCTCTTAGAGACCAAATGGAT AAATGAACGGGACTGGTCGTGGAAGGCCAGCCAGAAGATCAAAGcaaactgcagtaaaaagaGGAAGGTCTCTCTTCTTTTTGATCACCTGGAGCCCAGTGAGCTAGCTGAGCACCTCACCTTTCTGGAGTTCAAGTCCTTCTGCAGGATAACA TTTATGGACTTTCAGAACTATATTCTCAACTGCTGTATGAAAGACATCCCCGCAATGGAGCGTTCCATCACCCTGTGTAATGGTATTTCCCAGTGGGTTCAGCTGATGGTGCTGAGCAGGCCGACCGCTCAGCTGAGAGCTGAGGTTTTCACCAAGTTTATCCATGTGGCTCAG AATCTACATCTTATGCACAATTACAACACACTAATGGCTGTAGTGGGAGGGCTTTGTCACAGCTCCATCTCCAGACTGAAAGACACCACATCGCATGTATCCTGTGAGGTCACCAAG GCATTGAACGAGATGACCGACCTGTTGTCTTCCTGTAGAAACTATGACAACTACAGGCAAGCTTACAACAAGCGTACAGGTTTTAAAATCCCTATCCTCGGTGTCCACCTCAAAGACCTGATATCAGTCAATGAGGCCATGTCGGATTATGTGGAGGACAACAAGATTAATGTCCAAAAACTCCAGGCACTCTACAGCCACATTAATGACCTGATCCAGCTCCAGCAGATCCCTCCCAAGCTGGATGCTAACAAAGACCTGGTCCATCTTTTGACG CTGTCCTTGGACCTTTACTACACTGAGGATGACATCTACGAGCTGTCTTATGCCAGAGAACCAAAGAACTGTAAAGCACCC CCAGCCACCCCCTCTAGACCTCCAGTGGTTGTGGACTGGGCATCAGGAGTGGCTCCTAAACCCGACCCCCGAACCATCCGCAAACATGTGCAGAGAATGGTTGAT tcTGTGTTCAAGAACTACGATCACGACGAGAACGGCTTCATTTCTCAAGGGGAATTTGAGAAAATTGCTGCTAgctttcctttttccttctgtGTCATGGACAAAGAGAA AGAGGGCCTCATCAGCAGAGAGGAGATCACTGCCTATTTCATGCGGGCCAGTGTCATCTGCTCTAAACTAGGCCTTGGTTTTGTTCACAACTTCCAGGAAACCACTTACATGAAACCCACCTTTTGTGACAACTGCTCAGGATTT TTGTGGGGTGTCATCAGGCAAGGTTACAGATGCAGAG ACTGCGGGATGAACTGTCACAGGCTGTGCAAGGATCAGGTGGCATTCGAGTGCAAGAAGAATGCAAAAATGGCCAACTCCATTGACAGTCCGACACCGAGCTCGACGCCTGTCACCGCAGGCACTTTGGAGG GTTCAGAGGAATGTATTTTCCCCTACCAGTCTGATGACAGCAAAGATTGGAGCCCAGAATCCCCCATCACCTCCCATTTGGGGCCCCTAAGGGTCCATAGTGGCACCCAGACAGAGGAACCACATCTTTCCCCTGCGGCCTCAGAGGCCACCCGAACCCAACCGTCTCTGCTTGCTCCAGCAGCACCCACCCTCACCTCCTGTCCCAGCCCTGTGcctcagagaaaacagagacacTGTGCCAAGTGGGAAAACAGAGCGTCTGTCGTGCCtaaggagctggaggaggacagCAAGCCCACCTATGAGTCTATAGAAACA GACAACCAGAGGCTCCAGAAATCCAACGAGACACTACGTAGAAAGCTGAAGGATGCAGAGCGAGAGGTGGAGATGCTTAAGACACTGCTGAAGAGACACGTTCTTCATCCTGTGGAGGAGGACTCCTCCTCATAG